Proteins encoded together in one Telopea speciosissima isolate NSW1024214 ecotype Mountain lineage chromosome 4, Tspe_v1, whole genome shotgun sequence window:
- the LOC122660080 gene encoding E3 ubiquitin-protein ligase CIP8-like, with the protein MAGTSPQPTVSEPPQQQQQPSQYWCHHCEKLVSVETLANITDLICCECKNGFVESIDASAPPASPPTPLTNLQTLQPSFSQQFVQVLRLIAQSTRDEDAPPPAQLPDSTSDPPAPSEGDDFLRIELDGWDNDDDDDEDELEFGNIDADRSDDEIGEEEDDRDREDNEGDRRRRRRDILRLRIRDFASRATSGRNRNRNRILDWSEILMGLEDNSIELRMEMPESDGYIGNPEDYVDAAGYEVLLQNLAESDGGTRRGAPPAARSAVSALKTVEIMPEEEVLVCAICKESVPVGETARKLPCGHGYHGDCIVPWLDSRNSCPVCRFELPTDDPEYEEERKKRSTATTAVGPSDSGSNNQ; encoded by the coding sequence ATGGCCGGAACCTCACCTCAGCCAACCGTATCGGAGCCGccgcagcagcagcagcaaccgtCACAATACTGGTGTCACCACTGCGAAAAGCTAGTCTCCGTCGAAACCCTAGCCAACATAACCGACTTGATCTGCTGTGAGTGCAAGAATGGCTTCGTAGAGTCCATCGACGCCTCCGCCCCTCCAGCCTCGCCTcctacaccccttaccaatcTTCAGACCCTACAGCCCTCATTCAGCCAACAATTTGTCCAAGTCTTACGGTTAATTGCTCAGTCAACTCGTGACGAAGACGCTCCTCCTCCTGCTCAGCTTCCCGATTCTACCTCAGATCCACCTGCGCCGTCCGAAGGTGATGATTTTCTCCGGATTGAGCTTGATGGATGGGACAACGACGATGACGACGATGAAGATGAGCTCGAATTCGGTAACATCGATGCAGATCGATCTGACGATGAGATTGGGGAAGAGGAAGACGATCGTGATCGAGAGGACAATGAAGGGGATCGGCGTCGAAGGCGTCGGGACATCCTTAGGCTCCGCATCAGGGATTTTGCCTCTCGTGCTACAAGCGGACGGAACAGGAACCGGAACCGGATCCTGGACTGGTCCGAGATCCTGATGGGGTTGGAAGACAACTCGATCGAATTGCGCATGGAGATGCCTGAATCGGATGGTTATATAGGGAATCCAGAGGATTATGTGGATGCTGCGGGATACGAGGTGTTGTTGCAGAACCTGGCGGAGAGCGACGGAGGAACGAGGAGAGGGGCCCCACCTGCTGCGAGATCGGCAGTTTCCGCGTTGAAGACGGTGGAAATCATGCCGGAGGAGGAGGTTTTAGTTTGCGCGATTTGTAAAGAATCCGTGCCAGTGGGTGAGACAGCGAGGAAATTGCCGTGTGGGCATGGTTACCATGGGGACTGCATTGTGCCGTGGTTAGATTCGAGGAATTCTTGCCCTGTCTGCAGGTTTGAACTTCCAACGGACGATCCTGAGtatgaagaggaaagaaagaagagatcgaCGGCCACTACTGCAGTTGGACCATCAGATTCCGGTAGCAATAATCAATAA